From a single Leucoraja erinacea ecotype New England chromosome 38, Leri_hhj_1, whole genome shotgun sequence genomic region:
- the LOC129714101 gene encoding HHIP-like protein 1, with translation MPGCYIASLLLVAALIPPFSSHPQCLDFKPPFQPEFPLTFCTVYTGFGCCDGRQDSAIARRYRHVLSFFHASAVPLCGKYIHDLLCQRCSPFSAHLYDAEDARRPQRVLPGLCPRYCVGLWRRCRSALGLLLPPGPEQRELSMAVSAGDRGRFCGLLELRDPDYCYPNVLSSPRLNAGLGRPQAGPRPGPEPGPGLDSGPGPGCLRLCLQEVANGLHNPVAMVHASDGSHRYFVAEQRGLVWAYLPDGARLARPFLNLSRAVLTSAWPGDERGLLGLALYPGPRLKAYVYYSLQARRAERIRVGEFTLLPGRPNALDPRSERVILEVEEPASNHNGGQLLFGDDGYMYIFTGDGGGAGDPHGDFGNSQNKSSLLGKVLRIDVADNDNGPPYRIPPDNPFVGERGARPEVYAYGTRNMWRCSVDRGDPLTRDGKGRLFCGDVGQNKFEEVDIIQKGGNYGWRAKEGFSCYDKKLCTNSSLNDILPIFAYPHKVGRSVTGGYVYRGCQMPNLNGLYIFGDFMSGRLMALREGPSTGKWHYNEVCMGSKQECNFPKIINNYYQYIISFAEDEAGELYFMSTGNPSAFAPAGTVYKLVDPSRRAPPGKCRVKPTPVTVRGKLLRFRPKEKLIDDSAASTPRPTSARPLTHTPGGETTPHHLCPPASDPRPPHHPRPPTSDLSPEPRVRLGVTRRWGEEEGQARLDGGPGEVAGGVGSPGGGGAGWGQGGDLPGGDLGNGL, from the exons ATGCCAGGCTGCTATATTGCCAGCCTGCTGCTTGTTGCAGCCTTGATCCCACCATTCTCCAGCCACCCCCAGTGCCTGGACTTCAAACCCCCGTTCCAGCCCGAGTTCCCCCTGACATTCTGCACCGTGTACACGGGGTTTGGCTGCTGTGACGGCCGCCAGGATTCCGCCATCGCACGCAGGTACCGGCACGTCCTCAGCTTCTTCCACGCCTCCGCAGTCCCACTCTGTGGCAAATACATCCACGATCTCCTCTGCCAG cGTTGCTCCCCATTCTCGGCCCACCTATACGACGCTGAGGATGCCCGTAGGCCCCAGCGTGTGTTGCCGGGCCTGTGCCCACGTTACTGCGTGGGTTTATGGCGCCGCTGCCGATCAGCGCTGGGCCTGTTGTTGCCGCCAGGGCCGGAGCAGCGAGAGTTGTCGATGGCGGTGTCGGCCGGAGACCGGGGCCGATTTTGCGGCCTGTTGGAGCTGCGGGACCCCGACTACTGCTACCCCAACGTGTTGAGCAGCCCGCGGCTGAACGCGGGGCTGGGTAGGCCTCAGGCTGGGCCTAGGCCAGGCCCGGAGCCTGGGCCTGGATTAGACAGTGGGCCCGGGCCCGGCTGCCTGCGCCTCTGCCTGCAGGAGGTGGCGAACGGCCTCCACAACCCGGTGGCCATGGTCCACGCCAGCGACGGGTCTCACCGCTACTTTGTGGCCGAGCAGCGAGGCCTGGTCTGGGCCTACCTGCCCGACGGAGCCCGCCTGGCCCGGCCTTTCCTCAACCTCAGCCGCGCCGTCCTGACGTCCGCCTGGCCCGGCGACGAGCGCGGCCTCCTGGGCCTGGCCTTGTACCCGGGCCCCAGGCTCAAGGCCTACGTCTACTACTCGCTACAGGCCCGGCGCGCAGAGAGGATCCGTGTTGGGGAGTTCACCCTCTTGCCCGGCCGGCCCAACGCCCTGGACCCCCGCTCTGAGAG GGTGATCCTGGAGGTGGAGGAACCGGCTTCCAACCACAACGGGGGGCAGCTGCTGTTTGGGGACGACGGCTACATGTACATCTTCACCGGGGACGGGGGAGGGGCCGGGGACCCCCACGGAGACTTCGGCAACTCCCAGAACAA GTCATCGCTACTGGGCAAGGTTCTGAGGATCGACGTCGCGGACAATGACAATGGGCCTCCCTACCGCATCCCACCGGACAACCCCTTCGTCGGGGAGCGGGGAGCCAGGCCAGAGGTCTACGCCTACGGGACGCGCAACATGTGGCGCTGCTCGGTGGACCGCGGGGACCCGCTGACCCGTGACGGCAAGGGGCGGCTGTTCTGCGGGGACGTGGGGCAGAACAAGTTCGAGGAGGTGGACATCATCCAGAAGGGGGGAAACTACGGCTGGAGGGCCAAGGAAGGATTCTCCTGCTACGACAAGAAGCTGTGTACCAACTCGTCtctca acgacatcctgccGATATTTGCCTACCCACACAAGGTGGGCCGATCTGTGACGGGGGGCTACGTCTACAGAGGCTGCCAGATGCCCAACCTGAATGGACTCTACATTTTCGGGGACTTCATGAGTGG gcgtttgatggcactgaggGAGGGCCCATCGACGGGGAAGTGGCACTACAACGAGGTCTGCATGGGCAGCAAACAGGAGTGTAACTTCCCCAAGATCATCAACAACTATTATCAGTACATCATCTCCTTCGCTGAAGACGAGGCAG GTGAACTTTACTTCATGTCCACTGGGAATCCAAGTGCGTTTGCTCCGGCAGGAACCGTGTACAAACTAGTCGACCCGTCCCG CCGAGCGCCACCAGGGAAGTGCCGGGTGAAGCCGACGCCCGTCACCGTGCGGGGGAAACTGCTGCGGTTCCGACCCAAGGAAA AGCTCATCGACGATTCCGCAGCCTCCACCCCGAGACCGACCTCGGCCCGACCCCTGACACACACCCCTGGGGGTGAGACCACCCCTCACCACCTCTGCCCCCCGGCCTCTGACCCccgcccccctcaccacccccgccccccgacCTCTGACCTCAGCCCCGAGCCTAGGGTCAGACTCGGGGTCACGCGAcggtggggggaagaagaagggcaAGCCCGGCTGGAcgggggtccgggggaggttgcgGGAGGGGTCGGTTCGCCTGGCGGGGGTGGGGCGGGCTGGGGGCAGGGTGGAGATTTACCTGGGGGGGATTTGGGGAACGGTTTGTGA